The Polyangium aurulentum genomic interval GCCGAGTGCTCGTCTATTTGAAGTTCTGCACCGACCAGACCGAGCCCGAGGGCGTCACGAAGAACCCGCAGGCGACCTGCTTGTAGTCCTTGTTGCTCATGTTGAGGTAATGGCCGTGCTGCGAGAAGTCCTCGCCCGGTCCCTCGTTCCACATCATCTCGAGGCAGCCGTCGATCATCGTCTCGGGCGCGCCGTTCCAGCCCGGGCACTCGTTCTGCGCGGATTCGCCGCAGCGCGGGAACGCGCCGTGGGCCTTGCCCGTCTCCGCGTCGCTCTTGGCCTCGCCATCGGCGCACGCCTCGCCGTCGGCCCAGCGCTCGTACGCAGGCAGGCCGATCGAGGCGCGGTACTCGTTGATGACCTCGACGCAGTGGGTCGAGGCCGTGGCGTGGGCCGCTCCGGTCTCGACCTGGAGGTCGCCCTCGGCGCCCTCGTCGTCGGAGGAGCAGCCGAGGAGCGCGAGGCCGAGGAGGAGGGCAGCGGGCGGGAGGAATCGTTGAGGCATCCGGAAATCTTAAGCCCGACATCGCTCGGCCGTCAATCGACACCCTTTGCCCCCGGGGCGCGGGCCTGTAGAATCCCGCAGGTGAACATCGTCACGCTCGCGATCCCCGGATTTTTCCTGCTGATGGCGCTCGAGGCGCTCGTGGGCCGGGCGCGCGGGCGAAAGGTCTTTCGCGGCCCCGACGTGTTCGCGGATCTGTTCCTCGGCGCGGCGCAAACGCTGTTCGGCTTGGTCTTCGCGGGGGCGCTGATCGCCGGCTATCAGGCGCTGTACGCGCGCCGCGCATTCGAGATCTCCACCTCCTCGGCGCTCGCGTGGGTGGGCCTCATGGTGGGGGTCGATTTCTTCTATTACTGGTTCCATCGGGTCTCGCACCGCATGGCCCTCGCGTGGGCGGCGCACGCGCCCCACCACCAGAGCGAGGATTTCAACCTCGCCGTTGCCCTGCGGCAGGGCCCGTTCCAGCCGGCCGTCTCGCGCGTCTTTTATTTGCCGCTCGCGTTCCTCGGCTTTCCGCCGGCGATGACCGCGGCGGCCATCGGCATCAACACCGTCTATCAGTTCTGGATCCACACCGAGCTCATCGGCAAGCTCGGCCCGCTCGAGTGGGTGCTCAACACGCCCTCGCACCACCGCGCCCACCACGGGTGCGAGCCGAAGTACATCGACAGGAATCACGGCGGCATTCTCATCATCTGGGATCGCCTCTTCGGGACGTTCGTCGAGGAGCGGGAGCCGCCGACGTACGGGACGGTGACGCCGGTCGCGAGCTTCAATCCGCTCGTCGCGACGGTCGTGCCTTTCGGCGAGATAGCCGAGCGCGCGCGCAAGGCGCCCCGCTGGATCGACAAATGGCTCGTCTGGATCATGCCGCCCGAGTGGAAGCCGCGTGGCTTCGACGCGCCTCACGCCCCCGTCCTGCCCGGGAGGCCCAAATACGACGTCAAGCCGCCCAGGCGCGTCGGGGTGTACGTGACCGCGATGTCTGCGGCGACGCTGCTCGTGACCATTCTGTTTCTTTTCCGCGGCCCGTCGCTCTCCGCGGCTGCGCAAGCGGCGTTCGTGGGGTGGTTCGTGGCGTCGGTGGGCGGGCTCGGGGGCCTCCTCGAGGCGAAGCGCTGGGCGAAGCCCGTCGAGATTGCGCGCGTCCTCGCGGCCCCGGTGGTGCTCGCGCTGCTCTTTTAGGGCATTGCTCGCGGCCCGCGCATCTGCCCTTGACGCGCGCGGCCTGCGCTTGCCATCCTTCGCCGCATGGCGATGCCTTGGCGTGTACGAGCGGCAATCGGGAAAACCCTGGTCGCGGGGATGGCGATCGGGATCGGTTTTCTGGGGGCGCGCAGCGCGTCCGGCGATCCCGCGGAGGACGACGGCGCGCCCTCGGGAATGGTCGCGTTCGTCCAGGGTGGGCAATGCCCGGTCGGCTGGGAGCCCGCGCTCCTCGTCGAGGGCCGGCTCGTCGTCGGCGTCGACGACGGCGCGAACGTCGGCGTCGAGGTCGGCGAGCCGCTCGGCGATCGCGAAGATCGTGCGCACGCGCACGCGTTTTCGGGCGAATTGACGCTGGCGAGCAAGAACATCGCGGCCGCCGACGGCTCGAACATGACCGGCGCCGCCGCGAAGGCTTATCCCGTGGCGGGCACGACCGCGGAGGAGACCTCGGGCCTGCCCTTCGTGCAGGTGAAAGCGTGCGTGAAGCCATGAGGGGCCCAGGGATCTTTTCCAGCGCAATCGCCGCCCTCGCGCTCGCCGCCTGCGCGGCCGGCACCGTGGGGGAGACGGCGGGGAGCGAGGGGAGCGGCACGGTCGTCACGCCGCCCCGCGGCGACGCCATTCCGGCCGGTGCGGTGTCGTTTTTCCAGACGACCGTTTGTCCTGAAGGGTGGAAGCCCCACGCGGATGCGGCGGGGCGCGTGCTGCTTCCGGGCATCGGCGACGTCGCGCCAGGCACCAAATACGGCGAGCCCCCGCTCGCGAGCGGCGAGGACCGCTTGCACGCGCACGACGTGACGGCCGAGATCGAGCTGACGCCCATCTCGTATGCGGGCATCGCAGGCGGCGGCAATGCGGGCGTGGGGGCGGCCGGCAAGGTTTCGTTCGCGGCGGCGTCCGAGCCCGCGTCCACGGCGCTGCCCTACGTGCAGATGCTCGCCTGCAAGAAAGCCGAGGAGGCTGTCCCCGCCGCAAAGCCGCTGCCCTCGGGGATGCTCATGTTCTTCGACGCGAATACATGTCCGGAGGGCTGGAAGCAGGCGACGGCCACGCAAGGAAGGCTCCTCGTTGGCCTGCCCGCGGGCGCGCCCGCCGACCTGTCCTTCGGCGGCGAGCCGCTCGCGATCGGCGATCCGCGAAAGCACGCGCATTCGAGCGAGATCACCGTGAAGACGAGCCCGCACGGCATTGCGCTCGCGAGCGGCTGCTGCGGGGACGGCTATGCGAAGGCCGGCCCCTACACGAGCCTCGTGGACACGAGCGAGAGCGAGGCGGCGCTGCCGATGTTGCAATTGCTCCAGTGCCAGAAAGAGTAGCGGCCTCCGCCGCAGATCACTTGATCCGGACCCTCCCGAGCGCGGCCTCGTCGAGCGTGTAGAGCGCGTCGAGCAGGTGCAATTGCAGGCTCCCTGGCCCGGGCGAGCGCTCCGCCGCGATCTCGCCCGCGAGCCCGAGCGTGGCCATCGCCTGCGCCGCCGCGAGGAGCGCGTCCTGTTGCACGGCCAGAAATGCCCCCACGAGCGCGGTCGCCGTGCAGCCGAGCCCCGTGACCCGCGTCATCATCGGGTGGCCATTGTGCACCTCGAGCACGCGCTCGCCGTCGGTCACGTAATCGATCGCGCCGCTGACCACCACGACCGTGCGGTAGATCTGCGCGAGCCGCTGCGCCGTGTCGAGCACCGCGTGGGAGGCCACCGTGCTGTCCACCCCGCGCGTCGGCTCGCGGTTCTCCGCGGCGAGCGCCAGGACCTCGGAGGCATTGCAGCGCAGCACCGTGGGGCCGATCTGCGCGAGCTGCTGCGCCACCAGGGTGCGCCACGGCGTCGCGCCCGCGCCGACCGGATCGAGCACCCAGGGCTTCCCCAGCGAATCGGCGTCCGCCGCCGCGAGCTTCATGCTCGCGATCCACATCGGCGACAGCGTGCCGATGTTGATCACCAGCGCCCGGGCAATGGTCACGAAATCCTGCACTTCCTCGGCCGCGTGCACCATCGCCGGCGAGGCGCCCAGGGCGAGCAAGGCGTTGGCCGTGCTGTTCATCACCACGTAATTGGTGATGTTGTGGATCAGCGGCCCCGTGGCGCGGATCTTCTGCAACGACTGCCAGGTCTCGAGGCCATGATCCATGACGAATGACTCCCCCTTCGTTTATCGTAAAACCACGTCCACCCGGTGCGCCTCGATCGGGCTCGGCACCTCCCAGCGCTCGCTCACGCGCCGGATGACGGCCTCGGGCACGCGGCCCTGTCGCGCGCGGTTGTGCGCGAGGAGCGTGGCCCAGGGCGCCTCGACGTACACGATGCGCACCCGCGCCCCGTAATCGGCCGCGAGCTGAAGGATCGGCCCGCGCCGCTGCCGATTGACGTTCGTCGCATTGTAGACGAAATCCTCGCCCCGCCGCAGGTGCTCGCGCACGCGCTCGCGGCCCGCCTGCACGATGGCGCCCTGGTTGTCCGCGGGATCGACGTCCATCTCGGCCCGCAGATCGTCGAGCGACACCACGGGCAGGCCCGCGAGGTGGGTGCGCACGTATGAGTCCTTCCCCGCGCCGGGCAGGCCGCACATCATCACCATCTCGCATTTCGTGTCGTCGTGGGCGAGCACGTCCGGCGATCGGCCCTGCGAGCGGAAATAGACGACGCGCGTATGATCGGAGGCGAACGCGCGCGGCCTGTCGAGGCAGCCCTCCTCGGCGCAATACGCGCGAAATAGCTCGATGTTGTCGACGATCCTCTGGAGGTCGCCGCAGATGCGCCCGCGGATGTCGGCCTCGGCCACGAGCGCGAGCAGGTCCGCGCGGCAGGCGAAAGAGACCTCGGCCGCCATGCGCTGCGCGTCGTCGCGCTCGATGAGATAAAATGGGATCTGGTGGTAGCGGATGAGCCCGCAGACCATTTCGCGCAGCCGAAAGGGCGCGTCGAGCTCCCAGAGGAGCCGCCGCGCGAGCATCTCGCCCGCGCGCGAGTGGCCCTTGGCCGTGATGCGCCCGCCCTCTTCTTCCTTGGTGGTGGCGGGCTTGGCGACGTCGTGGAGCAGGCACGCGAGCCAGACCGCGGCGCGATCCTCCTCGGACAGCGCGCGCCAGGCGGGCAACGACACGAGCGTGTCGAGCACCATTTTCGTGTGAATCCAGACGTTGCCCTCAGCGTGGTGGATCGGGTCCTGGGGGCAGGGCTCGAGCGCGCGGACCCATTCGAATGCCTGCAGCTCGTCCCACGGGACGCGATAAGCAGGAGGTGAAGGCGGATCGACGAGCAAGGGCAAGAGCGACATGGCTGCGCCTCCCTGGCGGACGGCAGCGGACAAGTTAGCATGCAAAGCGCCGCCCATGTGATATCGTGCGATCGGCCGTGTCCGTCAAGTATCCCAGGACATTCCACTTGCCGTGGTCGCCGGGGGGCACCTCCGATGACAAACGCATGACGGACGTGTCGGCTCTCGTCGGCGTCGAGATCGTCGTCACGGAGAAATGCGACGGCTCGAACCTGACGTATACGCGAAAGAGCGTCTTCGCCCGCTCGCACGCGGGGCCGCCCGCGCACCCGAGCTTCGATCGGGCCAAGGCCTTGCACGCGCGCATCGCTCACGAGCTGTCCGAGGGCATCTCCCTCTTCTGCGAGTACTGCTATGCGGTGCACTCCATCGCGTACGACGCGCTGCCGGACCATTCGCTCGTCTTCGGCGTGCGCGACGATGTCGAACTCGTGTGGTGGGATTGGGACATGGTGATCGCGCAGGCGTCCGATCTCGGCCTGCCCACGGTGCCCGTGCTCTTTCGAGGGAAGGTGGGCTCGGAGGGGGAGCTCTCGCGCTTGACCGACAAACTCGCGCGCGCGCCCTCGGCCTTCGGGGGCAGCCGCGAGGGCGTGGTCGTGCGCCTCGCCGGATCGTTCCCCGACGCCGACTTCGGGCGCAGCGTCGCGAAGTGGGTGCGCAAGGACCATGTGCAGACCGACGAGCACTGGATGCACCAGGCCATCGTGCCGCAGCGGCTCGCGAGAGATCGGGTGTGAGGTGGGACGAGCCGAGGGAACGCTCGGCGCGCGCGATCAGCCGACGCGGACCTTGGCCTCGCCGCGCTGCCTGCCGGTGAGCGTGCGGACCTCGATGCGGTAGACGCCCATCGCCGAGACGACGAACTCGATGGGCGAGGGGCTCTGCGGCGCGCCGGTGGGCGGGTCACGCACGAGCGTGTCGAGGATGGTCGCCCCCGAGGGGGAGAACACCTTCAATTGAAAGGGCGGGACCGCGTTCTCACCCGGCACGAACACCACGGAGAGGCGATCCCCCACCGCGATCTTGTCGAAGAAGGGCACTGTGCCCCGATTCGAGGAGCGCGCGGGGGCACAAAAAATCTCGATGTCGCCAGAGCTCTCGATCGTTCCAGACATGGTATCTCCGACGCCCGAGGCACGTCGATCCAGGCGACGCTAGCAGCATCCCGCCCGCACGTTCAAGACTTCCCCGCAGCGCGCGGCGAGTCCGTGGGGAAAGCTCGGATGCGCCGGCGCACGCCCGAGCACCCACGCCGCTCGGGGGCGCGAAGGAAGAAGGGCGGACACCCACTTCATTGGAGTCCAAACTAAATTGCCGCGCCCTGTGCAGCCGCGACGGCGCGAACGGGCGCGAACGGGGCCGAGGGGCTTCCCGGCAAGCGTACCCTGCGCGTGAGCAAGATCTCAACGCTGACGGATTTGCGAGGGCAGAAGAGACGGCGTGGGGCGGGGGGGGCTCACACCGGCACCACGGTGAGCAGTTTTTCCCCTGTCCCGGCAGAACGTGCCGAAACCATTCATCGACTCGCCGAGCCGACCCCTGGTACTATCCGTGACGCTGCCGCAAGGCTTCGCCACAAAGGTCCGCCAAGCATCAACGCGGACCTCGCCGGCAGAGATTGGGCGGCGCGCGTTTCCGAGCCGTTGGGCGAGGATCGCGCGGAGCAGCCCCGGACCCGAGGAGAAGACGAAGGAACATGCGATCGGTACCCCCGAAGACGGCGAGCGCAGACCCGATGATCGGCAAGGTCGTCGCAGGTCGTTACCGCCTCGAGGCCAGGGTGGGCGAGGGTGGCATGGGCGTGGTGTACCGCGCCCGCCACGTGCTCATCGATCGGGTTGTCGCCCTCAAGCTCATCCGCCCGGACCTGCGCGGTGAGACGCACCTGCGCGCCTGGATGCTCCGGGAAGCGCGAGCGGCGAACCGCGTCGACCACGCCCACATCATCGACATCCACGACATCGGCGAGACCGAGGAGGGCGAGCTCTATCTCGTGATGGAGTACCTCGTCGGCACGCCCCTGTCGGCCGAGCTCGCGCGCGGACCCATGCCCATCGCGCGAGGCGTGGACATCCTCGAGCAGATGTGCGCGGCGCTCGC includes:
- the thiM gene encoding hydroxyethylthiazole kinase — protein: MDHGLETWQSLQKIRATGPLIHNITNYVVMNSTANALLALGASPAMVHAAEEVQDFVTIARALVINIGTLSPMWIASMKLAAADADSLGKPWVLDPVGAGATPWRTLVAQQLAQIGPTVLRCNASEVLALAAENREPTRGVDSTVASHAVLDTAQRLAQIYRTVVVVSGAIDYVTDGERVLEVHNGHPMMTRVTGLGCTATALVGAFLAVQQDALLAAAQAMATLGLAGEIAAERSPGPGSLQLHLLDALYTLDEAALGRVRIK
- a CDS encoding sterol desaturase family protein, whose translation is MNIVTLAIPGFFLLMALEALVGRARGRKVFRGPDVFADLFLGAAQTLFGLVFAGALIAGYQALYARRAFEISTSSALAWVGLMVGVDFFYYWFHRVSHRMALAWAAHAPHHQSEDFNLAVALRQGPFQPAVSRVFYLPLAFLGFPPAMTAAAIGINTVYQFWIHTELIGKLGPLEWVLNTPSHHRAHHGCEPKYIDRNHGGILIIWDRLFGTFVEEREPPTYGTVTPVASFNPLVATVVPFGEIAERARKAPRWIDKWLVWIMPPEWKPRGFDAPHAPVLPGRPKYDVKPPRRVGVYVTAMSAATLLVTILFLFRGPSLSAAAQAAFVGWFVASVGGLGGLLEAKRWAKPVEIARVLAAPVVLALLF
- a CDS encoding CAP domain-containing protein, whose product is MPQRFLPPAALLLGLALLGCSSDDEGAEGDLQVETGAAHATASTHCVEVINEYRASIGLPAYERWADGEACADGEAKSDAETGKAHGAFPRCGESAQNECPGWNGAPETMIDGCLEMMWNEGPGEDFSQHGHYLNMSNKDYKQVACGFFVTPSGSVWSVQNFK
- a CDS encoding RNA ligase family protein, which encodes MTDVSALVGVEIVVTEKCDGSNLTYTRKSVFARSHAGPPAHPSFDRAKALHARIAHELSEGISLFCEYCYAVHSIAYDALPDHSLVFGVRDDVELVWWDWDMVIAQASDLGLPTVPVLFRGKVGSEGELSRLTDKLARAPSAFGGSREGVVVRLAGSFPDADFGRSVAKWVRKDHVQTDEHWMHQAIVPQRLARDRV
- a CDS encoding AAA family ATPase, with the protein product MSLLPLLVDPPSPPAYRVPWDELQAFEWVRALEPCPQDPIHHAEGNVWIHTKMVLDTLVSLPAWRALSEEDRAAVWLACLLHDVAKPATTKEEEGGRITAKGHSRAGEMLARRLLWELDAPFRLREMVCGLIRYHQIPFYLIERDDAQRMAAEVSFACRADLLALVAEADIRGRICGDLQRIVDNIELFRAYCAEEGCLDRPRAFASDHTRVVYFRSQGRSPDVLAHDDTKCEMVMMCGLPGAGKDSYVRTHLAGLPVVSLDDLRAEMDVDPADNQGAIVQAGRERVREHLRRGEDFVYNATNVNRQRRGPILQLAADYGARVRIVYVEAPWATLLAHNRARQGRVPEAVIRRVSERWEVPSPIEAHRVDVVLR